In Solanum pennellii chromosome 7, SPENNV200, the following are encoded in one genomic region:
- the LOC107024573 gene encoding uncharacterized protein LOC107024573, whose protein sequence is MVLCYPSSPSKFAATLACFFGGVALFAFGVHHSYINIAPQQARTKARNDFVKDRLRKKYGK, encoded by the coding sequence ATGGTTTTGTGCTACCCGTCATCTCCTTCAAAGTTTGCTGCTACATTGGCGTGTTTTTTTGGTGGTGTTGCTCTGTTTGCTTTTGGTGTACATCATTCTTATATCAATATTGCTCCTCAACAAGCTCGAACTAAAGCTCGGAATGACTTTGTCAAGGATCgattgagaaagaaatatggcAAATAA